Proteins from a genomic interval of Sparus aurata chromosome 21, fSpaAur1.1, whole genome shotgun sequence:
- the c8a gene encoding complement component C8 alpha chain, which yields MKILTLCTLLFINFGSFVNATRRPWTTAENRGNVTRRARAVNKPTPVDCIMGRWSSWTSCNSCTDKKFRFRYLERPSQFGGTECIETLWEKQKCPEATAQCLVPDYCGKSFTCLETGRCISQSLRCNGEADCEDNSDEDGCESIIERNDKCSTLMPIPGAERATQGYNILTGEFMDHVLDPKYFGGKCEYVYNGEWRKFSYDSFCENLHYNEDEKNYRKPYNYHTYRFVAEATSEGSHEYYDDMLSMLKARKEMNSFDIGVTVGVYYVEGGLSGGEESEFLRNITKHNSQDFGFVRLWSKIQTANFKMRTDKLMLHEDFYISLMDLPEQYDFGMYSRFFNTFGTHYVTGGTMGGTLEYVVVVNKTLMARSKVEGEQAGSCFGASIGLGIPLSSYVDANLRVGVNQCTKEGKYKEERPSSSAVVEDIVTLVKGGVVDSSSGLLAIRNPETYKNWGATLKYNPTLIESETMPIYELVRFSTAADHVGARLANLQMAFDEYLQQFDSCRCVHCRNNGIPVLQGNTCKCNCNAGYLGDACEETLRRHTVTDGAWSCWGTWSSCASGRKTRTRTCTNPAPDGGGATCLGSSSQNQRC from the exons ATGAAGATACTGACTCTATGCACACTTCTGTTCATCAATTTTGGCTCTTTTGTGAATGCAACGAGGAGGCCATGGACAACGGCTGAAAACAG AGGGAATGTGACGAGGAGGGCCAGAGCTGTAAACAAACCGACACCTGTTGACTGTATTATGGGGAGGTGGTCATCTTGGACTTCGTGTAACTCCTGCACGGACAAAAAG TTCCGTTTCCGATACTTGGAGAGGCCCTCACAGTTTGGCGGCACAGAGTGCATTGAGACACTGTGGGAGAAGCAGAAATGTCCAGAAGCAACCGCACAGTGTCTGGTGCCAGATTACTGTGGAAAGAGCTTCACCTGCCTTGAAACTG GGCGCTGCATCAGCCAGTCTCTTCGCTGTAACGGAGAGGCAGACTGTGAAGATAATTCTGATGAGGACGGCTGTGAAAGCATCATCGAGAGAAACGACAAGTGCTCTACCCTGATGCCAATCCCTGGAGCCGAACGTGCTACTCAAGG CTACAACATCTTGACAGGAGAATTTATGGATCATGTACTCGACCCTAAGTACTTTGGAGGAAAGTGTGAATATGTCTACAACGGCGAATGGAGGAAATTCAGCTATGACTCATTCTGTGAGAACCTGCACTACAATGAAGATGAAAAGAACTACAGGAAACCTTACAACTACCACACCTACCGTTTTGTG GCTGAAGCTACGTCAGAGGGCTCTCACGAATACTATGACGATATGTTGAGCATGCTGAAAGCGAGGAAAGAAATGAATTCTTTCGACATCGGCGTCACAGTTGGGGTCTATTATGTTGAAGGGGGATTAAGTGGAGGTGAGGAATCTGAATTTCTCCGGAACATAACGAAGCATAACAGCCAG GACTTTGGGTTTGTTCGGCTGTGGTCCAAAATACAAACCGCCAACTTCAAAATGAGAACGGATAAGCTGATGCTTCACGAAGATTTCTACATTTCACTAATGGATCTCCCCGAGCAGTACGACTTTGGGATGTACTCCCGCTTCTTCAACACATTTGGCACTCACTATGTCACGGGGGGAACTATGGGAGGGACCCTTGAATATGTTGTGGTTgtcaacaaaacattgatgGCAAGATCAA AGGTAGAGGGTGAACAAGCTGGTTCATGCTTCGGCGCCTCTATTGGCTTAGGCATTCCCCTCAGCAGCTATGTAGACGCGAATCTCAGAGTGGGTGTGAATCAGTGCACTAAAGAGGGAAAGTACAAAGAAG AAAGGCCCTCTAGTTCAGCTGTGGTTGAGGACATTGTCACTCTCGTGAAGGGGGGGGTCGTAGACAGCAGCAGTGGCCTGTTGGCTATCAGGAACCCTGAAACATACAAGAACTGGGGAGCGACCCTCAAGTACAACCCGACACTCATCGAATCTGAG ACCATGCCAATTTATGAGCTAGTGCGCTTCAGCACAGCCGCTGACCACGTGGGCGCCAGACTGGCCAACTTGCAGATGGCCTTTGATGAGTATCTGCAGCAGTTCGACTCCTGTCGCTGCGTCCACTGCAGGAACAACGGCATCCCTGTCCTCCAAGGCAATACCTGTAAATGCAACTGTAACGCAGGCTACCTGGGTGACGCCTGTGAAGAGACTCTCAGGAGAC ACACAGTGACAGATGGTGCGTGGTCCTGCTGGGGGACCTGGTCATCCTGCGCATCAGGCAGGAAGACTCGGACAAGAACCTGTACTAATCCTGCACCTGACGGAGGCGGAGCAACGTGCCTCGGCTCCTCCTCTCAGAATCAACGCTGTTAG
- the LOC115573158 gene encoding uncharacterized protein LOC115573158 isoform X2 has product MEEGLISFQALRAKFQEEALLAHSKTSRPAVAEKPKHLPPPGGHCSSVVSSINIAVENKTPVVPRVIFRDGLRSSGGKRPIFFPPQSEQTSPTSPVPNGDGTTRQSLKDRHMPLVLPILPVKEQKTELPARKEHKLEPEPRKEVLPQTKIKKKGLLLPFKSAKASKVSSENREEPTYADLTTRPSSAPGELPPVEKQTIEDGIYFQSDQSTADFPHSSPDISNTPPSADSSVDSDNKIISTLERAKKKFSRRQMLISAKPKSLRSPDYISRDKVFPSPPKNGESVESELPVPPPVCLLHLACISARPFFKANTASRPVLDKQIGRDKAEPPSVRTGEPLPPPVPPKKPLPDLTSLGTLSLKPTRPPFVDLSCYYLPTAYEVSPGLSQAPSEEPESEPQSSVLDAPEFPDFENSEMETAEGDAVDICALELEDLHVVSTDLPLPDDCGVSDFEHSLPDLSGCDPVEPHMSSGIQDVDLGSDNIIPLDLASFPAPINLSEFPEPAVPELWSQSEEASLDPQSNSQADETNLGAAELQSASHDTDNSYHVAVDDGIQPHPNVYQQDSYYEACNNVYEDVENIHKFALGQNSRKRKGGLKNPYADNHHTKEEACLNIWPRNPWGSVSGEHAHSARTHVLNKGSQSPNTADHKELKKREKQRLEKEKKEQKEREKKENEMKKKFKVTGEEEPMYHARVMVANKVRKNDLPVKSGDTVGIIRTTSCPKGKWLARDANHKYGYISVMNVELNIKEMLELGKKAQAAGRGGNMEADTISIGSRSSSHPVLTSSFTDDSEEWACEDETLSPSNESHTFPLQTVSLPEMPCGHVGTQHTLSDANLEDLHTQTRHEALQKLAIFFQHSKDEFGDYPDSGEATPTRLLACC; this is encoded by the exons ATGGAGGAG ggatTGATCAGCTTCCAAGCTCTGAGGGCtaagtttcaggaagaagcccTCCTGGCTCATTCCAAAACCAGTAGACCAGCTGTGGCAGAGAAGCCCAaacaccttcctcctcctggaggtcactgcagctctgtggttAGCAGTATTAATATTGCTGTAGAAAACAAGACACCAGTGGTTCCCCGGGTCATCTTCAGAGATGGGCTGCGTTCATCTGGAGGCAAGCGACCAATTTTCTTTCCACCACAGTCTGAGCAGACCTCCCCTACATCCCCGGTGCCTAATGGCGACGGCACAACTAGGCAGTCCCTCAAAGACCGACACATGCCTCTGGTGCTTCCTATCCTGCCTGTTAAAGAGCAGAAGACAGAACTGCCAGCCAGGAAGGAGCATAAACTGGAACCAGAGCCAAGGAAAGAAGTCCTGCCACAAACTAAGATCAAGAAAAAAGGTTTGCTGCTTCCTTTCAAGTCAGCCAAAGCATCAAAAGTCAGCtcagaaaacagagaggagccTACATATGCTGATTTGACCACCAGACCTTCCAGTGCTCCTGGTGAGTTACCCCCGGTGGAAAAACAAACCATAGAAGATGGGATTTATTTTCAGAGTGACCAATCAACCGCCGATTTCCCTCACTCAAGCCCAGATATCTCAAACACCCCACCCTCTGCAGACTCAAGCGTTGACTCGGACAACAAAATCATTAGCACCTTGGAGCGGGCAAAGAAAAAGTTTTCACGCAGGCAGATGTTGATCTCTGCCAAACCTAAGAGCTTGCGTTCCCCCGACTACATCTCAAGAGACAAGGTGTTCCCTTCACCGCCAAAGAACGGTGAAAGTGTTGAATCAGAGCTACCTGTACCCCCACCAGTGTGTCTCCTACACCTGGCTTGTATTTCAGCTCGACCTTTCTTCAAAGCCAACACTGCAAGCA GGCCTGTGTTGGATAAGCAGATTGGCAGGGATAAAGCAGAACCTCCCTCTGTCAGGACCGGGGAACCTCTTCCACCCCCTGTTCCTCCCAAGAAACCTCTACCTGACCTGACCTCACTGGGGACATTGTCACTGAAGCCTACCAGACCCCCTTTTGTAGATCTCAGCTGTTACTATCTACCCACAGCTTACG AGGTGTCTCCAGGTCTTAGCCAGGCACCAAGTGAAGAGCCAGAGTCCGAGCCCCAATCATCTGTACTCGATGCTCCAGAGTTTCCCGACTTTGAGAACTCGGAGATGGAAACGGCAGAGGGTGATGCTGTTGACATTTGTGCGCTGGAACTGGAGGATTTACATGTAGTCAGCACTGACCTTCCTCTTCCAGATGACTGTGGGGTCTCTGATTTTGAGCATTCACTACCTGACCTGTCAGGGTGTGACCCTGTAGAGCCCCATATGAGCTCTGGCATCCAAGATGTGGACCTTGGCAGTGACAACATAATACCCCTTGATCTAGCCAGCTTCCCTGCACCAATAAACCTTTCAGAGTTCCCAGAGCCTGCTGTGCCAGAGCTGTGGTCTCAGAGTGAGGAGGCGAGCCTAGATCCTCAGTCCAACTCTCAAGCTGATGAGACTAATCTGGGAGCTGCTGAGCTTCAGTCTGCTTCACATGACACAGACAATAGTTACCATGTAGCAGTAGATGATGGGATTCAACCACATCCAAA TGTGTATCAACAGGACAGTTACTATGAAGCTTGCAATAATGTATATGAGGATGTCGAGAACATCCACAAATTCGCCTTGGGCCAGAACTCACGTAAACGTAAAGGTGGTCTGAAGA ATCCCTATGCTGACAACCACCACACG AAGGAGGAAGCGTGTCTAAACATATGGCCGCGGAATCCGTG GGGCAGTGTATCAGGAGAACATGCTCATTCGGCCCGCACTCATGTCCTCAA taAAGGAAGCCAAAGTCCCAACACTGCAGATCATAAAGAActgaagaagagggagaagcagcgactggagaaggagaagaaggaacaaaaagaaagggagaagaaggaaaatgaaatgaagaagaagttcAAA GTGACTGGTGAAGAGGAGCCCATGTACCATGCCAGGGTGATGGTGGCTAACAAGGTTCGTAAGAATGACCTTCCTGTGAAGAGCGGGGACACAGTTGGCATCATTCGCACCACCAGCTGCCCCAAAGGCAAATGGTTGGCCCGAGACGCCAACCACAAGT ATGGTTATATTTCAGTCATGAATGTTGAGCTTAACATCAAGGAGATGCTGGAACTTGGCAAGAAGGCCCAAGCAGCTGGACGAGGTGGCAACATGGAGGCAGATACCATCAGCATTGGGAGCAG ATCCTCAAGCCACCCTGTACTAACAAGCAGCT tCACAGATGACAGTGAAGAGTGGGCCTGTGAAGATGAgaccctctctccctccaatGAAAGCCA TACCTTCCCCCTGCAGACTGTCTCACTGCCCGAGATGC CATGTGGCCATGTCGGCACCCAGCACACCCTGAGTGATGCCAACCTGGAGGacctacacacaca GACCAGACATGAGGCCCTGCAGAAACTAGCCATCTTCTTCCAGCACAGCAAAGATGAATTTGGTGACTACCCTGATAGTGGAGAAGCCACCCCGACAAG ACTTCTTGCATGCTGTTGA
- the LOC115573158 gene encoding uncharacterized protein LOC115573158 isoform X1 produces the protein MEEGLISFQALRAKFQEEALLAHSKTSRPAVAEKPKHLPPPGGHCSSVVSSINIAVENKTPVVPRVIFRDGLRSSGGKRPIFFPPQSEQTSPTSPVPNGDGTTRQSLKDRHMPLVLPILPVKEQKTELPARKEHKLEPEPRKEVLPQTKIKKKGLLLPFKSAKASKVSSENREEPTYADLTTRPSSAPGELPPVEKQTIEDGIYFQSDQSTADFPHSSPDISNTPPSADSSVDSDNKIISTLERAKKKFSRRQMLISAKPKSLRSPDYISRDKVFPSPPKNGESVESELPVPPPVCLLHLACISARPFFKANTASRPVLDKQIGRDKAEPPSVRTGEPLPPPVPPKKPLPDLTSLGTLSLKPTRPPFVDLSCYYLPTAYEVSPGLSQAPSEEPESEPQSSVLDAPEFPDFENSEMETAEGDAVDICALELEDLHVVSTDLPLPDDCGVSDFEHSLPDLSGCDPVEPHMSSGIQDVDLGSDNIIPLDLASFPAPINLSEFPEPAVPELWSQSEEASLDPQSNSQADETNLGAAELQSASHDTDNSYHVAVDDGIQPHPNVYQQDSYYEACNNVYEDVENIHKFALGQNSRKRKGGLKNPYADNHHTKEEACLNIWPRNPWGSVSGEHAHSARTHVLNKGSQSPNTADHKELKKREKQRLEKEKKEQKEREKKENEMKKKFKVTGEEEPMYHARVMVANKVRKNDLPVKSGDTVGIIRTTSCPKGKWLARDANHKYGYISVMNVELNIKEMLELGKKAQAAGRGGNMEADTISIGSRSSSHPVLTSSFTDDSEEWACEDETLSPSNESHTFPLQTVSLPEMPCGHVGTQHTLSDANLEDLHTQTRHEALQKLAIFFQHSKDEFGDYPDSGEATPTSAETPNFLHAVEEPPYPEQEADFTELELLPPPPLYADIF, from the exons ATGGAGGAG ggatTGATCAGCTTCCAAGCTCTGAGGGCtaagtttcaggaagaagcccTCCTGGCTCATTCCAAAACCAGTAGACCAGCTGTGGCAGAGAAGCCCAaacaccttcctcctcctggaggtcactgcagctctgtggttAGCAGTATTAATATTGCTGTAGAAAACAAGACACCAGTGGTTCCCCGGGTCATCTTCAGAGATGGGCTGCGTTCATCTGGAGGCAAGCGACCAATTTTCTTTCCACCACAGTCTGAGCAGACCTCCCCTACATCCCCGGTGCCTAATGGCGACGGCACAACTAGGCAGTCCCTCAAAGACCGACACATGCCTCTGGTGCTTCCTATCCTGCCTGTTAAAGAGCAGAAGACAGAACTGCCAGCCAGGAAGGAGCATAAACTGGAACCAGAGCCAAGGAAAGAAGTCCTGCCACAAACTAAGATCAAGAAAAAAGGTTTGCTGCTTCCTTTCAAGTCAGCCAAAGCATCAAAAGTCAGCtcagaaaacagagaggagccTACATATGCTGATTTGACCACCAGACCTTCCAGTGCTCCTGGTGAGTTACCCCCGGTGGAAAAACAAACCATAGAAGATGGGATTTATTTTCAGAGTGACCAATCAACCGCCGATTTCCCTCACTCAAGCCCAGATATCTCAAACACCCCACCCTCTGCAGACTCAAGCGTTGACTCGGACAACAAAATCATTAGCACCTTGGAGCGGGCAAAGAAAAAGTTTTCACGCAGGCAGATGTTGATCTCTGCCAAACCTAAGAGCTTGCGTTCCCCCGACTACATCTCAAGAGACAAGGTGTTCCCTTCACCGCCAAAGAACGGTGAAAGTGTTGAATCAGAGCTACCTGTACCCCCACCAGTGTGTCTCCTACACCTGGCTTGTATTTCAGCTCGACCTTTCTTCAAAGCCAACACTGCAAGCA GGCCTGTGTTGGATAAGCAGATTGGCAGGGATAAAGCAGAACCTCCCTCTGTCAGGACCGGGGAACCTCTTCCACCCCCTGTTCCTCCCAAGAAACCTCTACCTGACCTGACCTCACTGGGGACATTGTCACTGAAGCCTACCAGACCCCCTTTTGTAGATCTCAGCTGTTACTATCTACCCACAGCTTACG AGGTGTCTCCAGGTCTTAGCCAGGCACCAAGTGAAGAGCCAGAGTCCGAGCCCCAATCATCTGTACTCGATGCTCCAGAGTTTCCCGACTTTGAGAACTCGGAGATGGAAACGGCAGAGGGTGATGCTGTTGACATTTGTGCGCTGGAACTGGAGGATTTACATGTAGTCAGCACTGACCTTCCTCTTCCAGATGACTGTGGGGTCTCTGATTTTGAGCATTCACTACCTGACCTGTCAGGGTGTGACCCTGTAGAGCCCCATATGAGCTCTGGCATCCAAGATGTGGACCTTGGCAGTGACAACATAATACCCCTTGATCTAGCCAGCTTCCCTGCACCAATAAACCTTTCAGAGTTCCCAGAGCCTGCTGTGCCAGAGCTGTGGTCTCAGAGTGAGGAGGCGAGCCTAGATCCTCAGTCCAACTCTCAAGCTGATGAGACTAATCTGGGAGCTGCTGAGCTTCAGTCTGCTTCACATGACACAGACAATAGTTACCATGTAGCAGTAGATGATGGGATTCAACCACATCCAAA TGTGTATCAACAGGACAGTTACTATGAAGCTTGCAATAATGTATATGAGGATGTCGAGAACATCCACAAATTCGCCTTGGGCCAGAACTCACGTAAACGTAAAGGTGGTCTGAAGA ATCCCTATGCTGACAACCACCACACG AAGGAGGAAGCGTGTCTAAACATATGGCCGCGGAATCCGTG GGGCAGTGTATCAGGAGAACATGCTCATTCGGCCCGCACTCATGTCCTCAA taAAGGAAGCCAAAGTCCCAACACTGCAGATCATAAAGAActgaagaagagggagaagcagcgactggagaaggagaagaaggaacaaaaagaaagggagaagaaggaaaatgaaatgaagaagaagttcAAA GTGACTGGTGAAGAGGAGCCCATGTACCATGCCAGGGTGATGGTGGCTAACAAGGTTCGTAAGAATGACCTTCCTGTGAAGAGCGGGGACACAGTTGGCATCATTCGCACCACCAGCTGCCCCAAAGGCAAATGGTTGGCCCGAGACGCCAACCACAAGT ATGGTTATATTTCAGTCATGAATGTTGAGCTTAACATCAAGGAGATGCTGGAACTTGGCAAGAAGGCCCAAGCAGCTGGACGAGGTGGCAACATGGAGGCAGATACCATCAGCATTGGGAGCAG ATCCTCAAGCCACCCTGTACTAACAAGCAGCT tCACAGATGACAGTGAAGAGTGGGCCTGTGAAGATGAgaccctctctccctccaatGAAAGCCA TACCTTCCCCCTGCAGACTGTCTCACTGCCCGAGATGC CATGTGGCCATGTCGGCACCCAGCACACCCTGAGTGATGCCAACCTGGAGGacctacacacaca GACCAGACATGAGGCCCTGCAGAAACTAGCCATCTTCTTCCAGCACAGCAAAGATGAATTTGGTGACTACCCTGATAGTGGAGAAGCCACCCCGACAAG TGCCGAGACACCAA ACTTCTTGCATGCTGTTGAGGAGCCTCCATATcc TGAACAGGAGGCTGACTTCACAGAGCTGGAgctccttcctccccctccactATACgctgacattttctaa